A stretch of Imperialibacter roseus DNA encodes these proteins:
- the rpmI gene encoding 50S ribosomal protein L35: MPKVKTKSGAKKRFKLTGTGKIKRKHAFKSHILTKKETKQKRSLTDMTLVHKSDENRVRDMLNI, translated from the coding sequence ATGCCGAAAGTTAAAACCAAATCGGGAGCAAAGAAACGCTTTAAGCTAACGGGGACTGGTAAAATCAAACGTAAGCATGCTTTCAAAAGCCACATTCTTACCAAGAAGGAAACCAAGCAAAAGCGCTCTCTTACTGACATGACTTTAGTACATAAGTCAGACGAGAACAGAGTAAGAGATATGCTCAACATCTAA
- the rplT gene encoding 50S ribosomal protein L20 yields MPRSVNHVASRARRKKILKAAKGFYGRRKNVWTVAKNAVEKAWKYAYEGRKQKKRNFRALWIQRINAGAREHGISYSVLMGKMKTSKIDLNRKVLADLAMNHPEAFKAVVDKVK; encoded by the coding sequence ATGCCAAGATCAGTAAATCACGTAGCGTCAAGAGCGAGGAGAAAGAAAATCCTCAAAGCAGCCAAAGGTTTTTATGGCCGCAGAAAAAATGTATGGACGGTAGCTAAGAATGCCGTTGAAAAAGCATGGAAATATGCTTATGAAGGCCGCAAGCAGAAGAAGAGAAACTTCAGAGCTTTGTGGATTCAGCGTATCAATGCAGGTGCCAGAGAGCACGGAATATCTTATTCTGTATTGATGGGCAAAATGAAAACTTCCAAGATCGATTTGAACCGTAAGGTACTTGCCGACCTGGCCATGAACCACCCCGAAGCTTTCAAAGCTGTGGTGGACAAGGTAAAATAG
- a CDS encoding DUF5916 domain-containing protein: protein MFKLDRKELLPLGCFLLIFLFPPRLVSAADSGKNEFATKRITNSPKVDGILDEDIWSQNPTPTQFTQFKPNNGEKSDFLTAVELVYDDNALYLSARLFDPEPSKIRKEFGKRDDFNRNTDWFGILVDPYNSGQNAFSFFVSAAGVQGDYFINGDNWDENWDAVWESAIAYDDHGWTVEVKIPYYALRFPATSQQNWGINFYRQVKRNQEESYWNPVDNSIRGTVNQSGVLRGLEDIKPPVRLSLLPYATTIYTNDGVNGKEKFSFTGGMDLKYGINESYTLDMALIPDFSQVQSDNVVLNLSAYEVQYSENRQFFTEGTELFDKGDLVYSRRIGSTFGEVSYNDETEEVVSSPSAAPLINATKISGRNGEGWGLGFLNALTNKTHANIRNIETGETREEQVDPLTNFNVLVVDKILKNNSNVNLINTNVTRLDGDNDANVTGASVSLLDSTNTYRFSAFGAVSNIYNAEDAGVSSELEDGYKYSVGLSKVSGSFQYGVSRNVESKDYDPNDFGFNRAANSVSHNVSLMYRIFKPTGVFNYYRANVSGSYRQLFEPRTFTSTDVYASTYAQFKNFWGVGMSSSLKPIDSYDYFEPREEGYYFVQPGSYSVNSWVESDSRKAVKIYISQNTWRRPEWEQAYNSLGASIRYRVNNRLSIDFRVSRESSEDSKGYVTKLYADDESLDEIIFGERDVLTTNNILGTKYTFNNKMGLTLRVRHYWSNVKYNGFYDLQGNGQLAGSEYEGIDESGQKQHDTNFNALNVDFVYFYQIAPGSFLNVVWKDSISSSDNNTDINFAENFDKTLSLPQVNSLSVRLTYFIDYNSARKYLFGGNSI, encoded by the coding sequence ATGTTCAAATTAGATCGTAAAGAACTCTTACCCCTTGGTTGTTTTCTTTTAATTTTTCTTTTCCCTCCACGCCTGGTGTCAGCCGCCGATTCCGGTAAAAATGAGTTTGCCACCAAACGCATCACAAACAGCCCAAAGGTAGACGGTATCCTTGACGAAGACATTTGGAGTCAAAACCCAACACCCACTCAATTCACGCAATTCAAACCTAACAATGGCGAAAAGTCGGACTTCCTTACAGCCGTTGAGTTGGTATATGACGACAACGCCCTCTACCTTTCGGCAAGGCTCTTTGACCCTGAGCCGTCCAAAATAAGAAAGGAGTTTGGCAAAAGAGATGACTTTAACCGAAACACCGACTGGTTTGGAATTTTAGTCGACCCTTACAACAGCGGCCAGAATGCTTTCAGTTTTTTCGTCTCGGCTGCAGGTGTGCAAGGCGACTACTTCATCAATGGCGATAATTGGGATGAGAATTGGGACGCTGTGTGGGAAAGTGCCATTGCCTACGACGACCACGGCTGGACTGTAGAAGTAAAGATTCCCTACTACGCTCTCCGGTTTCCAGCTACTTCACAGCAAAACTGGGGCATTAATTTCTATCGCCAGGTAAAACGAAACCAGGAGGAATCGTATTGGAATCCGGTAGACAACTCCATCCGTGGCACTGTAAATCAATCAGGAGTGCTCAGAGGGCTTGAAGACATCAAACCACCTGTTCGCTTGTCGCTGCTGCCCTACGCCACCACCATTTACACCAACGATGGTGTCAATGGCAAAGAAAAATTCTCGTTTACTGGTGGCATGGATCTCAAATATGGCATCAACGAGTCTTACACCCTCGACATGGCACTCATTCCTGACTTTAGCCAGGTGCAGTCCGACAACGTGGTACTAAACCTATCGGCGTATGAGGTACAATACAGCGAAAACAGGCAGTTCTTCACGGAGGGAACGGAACTATTCGACAAGGGCGATCTGGTGTATTCCAGGCGTATTGGTTCTACTTTTGGAGAGGTTAGCTACAATGACGAAACAGAAGAGGTAGTCAGTTCGCCATCGGCAGCACCTCTGATCAATGCCACCAAAATCTCTGGCAGGAATGGGGAAGGCTGGGGACTTGGCTTTCTTAATGCGCTGACCAACAAGACGCACGCCAACATACGCAATATTGAGACCGGCGAAACCAGAGAGGAGCAGGTTGATCCGCTGACCAATTTCAATGTGCTGGTGGTAGACAAGATCCTGAAAAACAATTCCAACGTCAACCTGATCAACACCAACGTAACGAGACTTGATGGCGACAATGATGCCAACGTTACAGGAGCAAGCGTTAGCCTGCTCGACAGTACCAATACCTACCGATTCTCAGCATTTGGCGCTGTGTCTAACATCTACAATGCTGAAGACGCCGGTGTGTCAAGCGAATTGGAGGATGGATATAAGTACAGCGTGGGCCTTTCAAAAGTAAGCGGCAGCTTTCAGTATGGCGTCAGCAGGAATGTTGAGAGCAAAGACTACGATCCAAACGATTTTGGATTTAACAGGGCAGCCAATAGTGTCTCGCACAACGTGTCGCTCATGTACAGGATATTTAAGCCGACGGGGGTATTTAACTACTACCGGGCCAATGTCAGCGGATCATACCGGCAGCTTTTTGAACCAAGAACATTCACAAGCACCGACGTATATGCATCTACTTATGCCCAATTCAAGAACTTCTGGGGAGTGGGCATGTCGTCCAGCCTGAAACCCATTGACAGCTACGACTACTTCGAGCCCAGAGAAGAAGGCTACTATTTCGTTCAGCCTGGATCCTATAGCGTGAACTCATGGGTAGAAAGCGATTCCCGCAAAGCGGTAAAAATATATATAAGTCAAAATACCTGGAGAAGGCCCGAATGGGAGCAGGCATATAATTCGCTGGGAGCATCTATCCGCTACAGAGTCAACAACAGGCTATCCATCGACTTCCGGGTTAGCAGAGAGAGCTCTGAAGACTCAAAGGGCTACGTTACCAAATTGTATGCTGATGACGAATCGCTTGATGAGATCATCTTTGGAGAAAGAGATGTTCTTACCACAAATAATATCCTTGGCACCAAATACACCTTCAATAACAAAATGGGGCTGACCCTCCGGGTAAGGCACTATTGGAGCAATGTTAAGTATAACGGATTTTACGACCTGCAGGGCAATGGTCAATTGGCTGGTTCTGAATATGAGGGCATCGACGAGTCCGGACAAAAGCAGCATGATACCAACTTTAATGCACTCAATGTTGACTTTGTTTACTTCTACCAAATTGCGCCAGGCAGCTTTTTGAATGTGGTTTGGAAAGACTCCATCAGTTCAAGTGACAATAATACCGACATTAATTTTGCTGAAAACTTTGACAAGACCCTGAGCCTGCCGCAGGTCAATAGCTTGTCGGTAAGGCTCACCTATTTCATCGATTACAACTCTGCAAGGAAGTATCTCTTCGGAGGCAACAGCATTTAA
- a CDS encoding serine hydrolase domain-containing protein: MRSIAVFTISILFLGACTPKETLTSQLHKMVEKYHNEGFYNGTILIADSTGTLLKEAYGMADFDANKPLDITSTFYMASVSKQFTAMAIMLLKEDGKLTFDDTLSTYFPTFPPWADSVTIRNLLTHTSGIPDYYDIGAAVPGFTNSDVVNVVERIDSLHFAPGNKYEYSNTAYVLLSSIVQQISSKGFNEFMQQNVFGSVGMVSTVAYDETMPERTNPCKGFDANGKEDDYPYFTTGGGGLYSNVEDMYKWHQALQNYQLVSQATMEEAYKPMILNDGSTSWYGFGWMLDKENPNKVLHTGTLTSFRTYIERNLSNGQVIIMLNNVGKTKRDELLTEIKTLMNVNH; encoded by the coding sequence ATGCGATCCATAGCAGTCTTCACCATCAGTATTCTTTTTCTTGGTGCCTGCACACCAAAAGAAACGCTTACTTCCCAGCTCCACAAAATGGTGGAGAAATACCATAATGAGGGTTTTTACAATGGTACCATTCTCATTGCCGATAGCACCGGCACGCTTCTTAAGGAAGCATACGGCATGGCCGATTTTGATGCTAACAAGCCTCTCGACATTACGTCAACGTTTTATATGGCGTCAGTGTCCAAGCAGTTTACCGCCATGGCCATCATGCTGCTAAAAGAGGATGGCAAGCTGACCTTCGATGACACACTGAGCACCTACTTCCCGACATTTCCTCCCTGGGCGGACAGCGTTACCATCAGAAACTTACTCACCCACACATCGGGCATCCCTGACTACTACGACATAGGTGCGGCGGTTCCTGGCTTCACTAATTCAGATGTGGTGAACGTGGTAGAGCGCATCGACAGCCTGCATTTTGCTCCGGGCAATAAATACGAGTACTCCAATACTGCCTATGTGCTATTGTCATCCATCGTGCAGCAGATCAGTAGCAAAGGCTTCAACGAGTTTATGCAGCAAAATGTGTTTGGATCTGTAGGTATGGTCAGCACTGTTGCTTACGACGAAACAATGCCCGAAAGAACCAATCCCTGCAAAGGCTTTGATGCCAACGGGAAAGAGGACGACTATCCTTACTTTACCACTGGCGGCGGCGGGCTCTACTCTAACGTAGAGGACATGTACAAGTGGCACCAGGCTCTACAAAACTATCAGCTGGTATCGCAAGCGACGATGGAAGAAGCCTACAAACCAATGATATTGAATGATGGGAGCACCTCCTGGTATGGATTTGGGTGGATGCTCGACAAAGAAAACCCCAATAAAGTATTGCATACCGGAACACTAACTAGCTTCCGAACTTATATCGAACGAAACCTGTCCAATGGACAGGTCATCATTATGCTCAACAATGTGGGAAAAACAAAACGAGACGAACTGCTGACGGAAATCAAAACCCTGATGAATGTTAATCATTGA
- a CDS encoding S66 peptidase family protein — MDRRKFIAGSLATAGGGMLLPTMAKAEGKATTSGTWPTRVIKPKKLTKGDTMGLITPSSAISRGSFESTLENMEALGFKVKYSDNMRVRKGFLAGTDQQRLDDLHAMFADTSVDGIFCARGGYGAGRLLPAVDYDLIASNPKPFIGYSDITALHFAIFNKTGLVTFHGPVGASNFTDYTADSFEDTLIKGKGKIKIEQAKEDRDKQEDYIQIYSISEGVAKGELVGGNLSLVSSLTGTPFDLDFTGKLVFLEEVGESPYRVDRMLTQLLLAGKLQAAKGIVLGVFNDCDEKDTDPDFGDKTSLRETLAERLGGLGIPVLYGMSFGHVSNIATLPMGISAELDTYKQSLTLLEESVL, encoded by the coding sequence ATGGACAGAAGAAAGTTTATTGCTGGAAGTTTGGCAACGGCCGGAGGCGGAATGCTGTTGCCAACAATGGCTAAAGCTGAAGGTAAAGCTACAACATCAGGCACCTGGCCAACACGGGTCATCAAACCAAAGAAGCTGACCAAAGGAGATACAATGGGCCTTATCACCCCTTCGAGTGCCATCTCCCGGGGATCCTTTGAGAGCACACTTGAGAACATGGAAGCCCTTGGTTTTAAGGTGAAGTACTCCGACAATATGAGGGTGCGTAAAGGCTTCCTGGCAGGCACCGATCAGCAGCGGCTTGACGACCTTCATGCCATGTTTGCCGATACTTCAGTAGACGGCATTTTCTGCGCCAGAGGTGGCTATGGAGCGGGAAGACTTTTGCCAGCGGTTGATTATGACTTGATTGCGTCCAATCCCAAGCCCTTTATTGGTTACAGTGACATTACGGCGCTTCATTTTGCGATATTCAATAAGACCGGGTTGGTGACTTTTCATGGCCCTGTAGGCGCCTCCAACTTCACCGACTACACCGCTGACAGCTTTGAAGATACGCTCATCAAAGGCAAAGGGAAGATAAAGATTGAGCAGGCAAAAGAAGACCGGGACAAGCAGGAAGACTATATTCAGATTTATTCAATTTCAGAAGGGGTGGCAAAAGGAGAGTTGGTAGGAGGCAATTTGAGCTTAGTTAGCTCACTTACCGGCACACCATTCGATCTCGATTTCACTGGTAAGCTCGTTTTTCTGGAAGAAGTAGGAGAGTCGCCCTATCGTGTCGACAGGATGCTGACACAGCTTTTGCTAGCCGGTAAACTACAGGCTGCAAAAGGCATCGTCCTGGGTGTGTTCAACGACTGCGATGAAAAAGACACTGACCCTGATTTTGGCGACAAAACGTCGCTGAGAGAAACACTTGCTGAGCGCCTAGGCGGATTGGGAATACCCGTTTTGTATGGAATGTCTTTCGGGCACGTGTCCAATATTGCGACGCTTCCGATGGGCATCTCTGCCGAGCTCGATACTTACAAACAATCGTTGACCCTTCTAGAAGAATCCGTTCTCTAA
- a CDS encoding dipeptide epimerase: MIVTYHPVKMPLRHTFTIAHGSTSVQESFIVALSHNGKSGFGEATANPYYGVTVPKMTEQVESVRSLIESGSWKIPEEFHQALLSTGKLKAFTLCALDLAFNDLYGKLQGKPLYKIWGLDGSKGPISNYTIGIDTVENMVAKMKEVPWPLYKIKLGTKEDIRIIEELRKNTGAVFRVDANCAWGVDETIANSRALKKLNVQFIEQPLKADDLDGMKRVFAESELPVIADESCQVESDVDKCFNHFHGINIKLTKCGGLTPARRMIARARELNMSVMMGCMTESSVGISAIAQVVPLLDYVDMDGALLLAEDPANGVQVTPSGLIFPNENGTGASLK, from the coding sequence ATGATAGTTACATACCATCCTGTCAAAATGCCTCTGAGGCATACCTTTACCATTGCGCACGGCTCCACCAGTGTGCAGGAGTCTTTCATTGTAGCGCTGAGTCACAACGGCAAAAGCGGGTTTGGCGAGGCAACAGCCAACCCATACTATGGAGTGACAGTTCCTAAAATGACCGAGCAGGTAGAAAGTGTACGTTCATTAATCGAGTCAGGTAGTTGGAAAATACCTGAGGAGTTTCATCAGGCCCTGCTTAGCACGGGAAAATTGAAAGCCTTCACACTATGTGCCCTCGACCTGGCGTTCAATGACCTGTACGGAAAGTTGCAGGGCAAGCCTTTATACAAAATATGGGGACTGGATGGGAGCAAAGGGCCTATTTCAAATTACACGATTGGCATTGATACGGTAGAAAACATGGTGGCCAAGATGAAGGAGGTTCCCTGGCCATTGTATAAGATAAAGCTAGGCACTAAGGAAGACATCCGGATCATTGAAGAGCTACGCAAAAACACCGGTGCTGTGTTTAGGGTTGATGCTAATTGTGCCTGGGGAGTAGACGAAACTATCGCCAATAGTAGGGCCTTGAAAAAATTGAATGTGCAGTTCATCGAGCAGCCTTTGAAGGCTGATGATCTTGATGGAATGAAAAGAGTGTTTGCCGAAAGTGAGCTGCCTGTAATAGCCGATGAAAGTTGCCAGGTAGAATCGGATGTGGACAAGTGCTTTAATCATTTTCATGGCATCAACATCAAGCTGACCAAATGCGGAGGACTTACGCCAGCCAGAAGAATGATCGCCCGGGCACGGGAGCTGAACATGAGCGTGATGATGGGCTGCATGACAGAATCTTCTGTCGGTATTTCTGCCATAGCGCAGGTAGTGCCCTTGCTCGACTACGTGGATATGGATGGTGCGTTGCTGTTGGCGGAAGATCCTGCCAATGGTGTACAGGTTACTCCGAGTGGACTGATTTTTCCCAACGAAAATGGCACAGGTGCCAGCCTTAAGTAG
- a CDS encoding aminotransferase class I/II-fold pyridoxal phosphate-dependent enzyme produces MMRSEEFPGRTLHVNGKEMLYFSGTSYLGLSVDKEYQELIKEGVDKYGVHFSGSRNGNVQYRLFEAAERHIADWLSTGDAVVTSSGFASGQLLVKVLQDMEWSMEYAPGCHPALWRNSDDATNGDFISWSTMIRVQLEGMLPRRMVLLCNSTDPLFCNPVNFDWLTDISTLHEVLLVVDDSHGIGLTGKDGEGVASQLRKLPSHVQWVVTSSLGKAPGLAAGFIAGSHNLIKKIRQSPWFVGAAPSAPAFLHALLKGGKIRARQLQKLRKFQMPFGSHSLVKQHFNFQPVLPVFFSKSQPLYTYLLSRNIIISHFPYPKPTSSPISRVILHAALDPADIGNLLEEIKTFYEDFQ; encoded by the coding sequence ATGATGCGGTCAGAGGAATTTCCAGGGAGAACGCTGCATGTCAATGGTAAAGAAATGCTTTATTTCAGCGGCACTTCTTACCTCGGCCTGTCGGTTGATAAAGAATACCAGGAGCTCATCAAAGAGGGGGTAGACAAATACGGAGTGCATTTTTCCGGTTCCAGGAATGGCAACGTGCAGTACCGCCTCTTTGAAGCGGCCGAGCGCCACATAGCTGACTGGTTGTCGACAGGTGATGCTGTGGTCACCTCGTCTGGCTTTGCCTCCGGACAGCTCCTCGTGAAGGTGCTGCAAGACATGGAATGGAGCATGGAATATGCGCCCGGCTGTCATCCAGCACTTTGGAGGAATTCAGATGACGCTACCAATGGTGACTTCATCAGCTGGTCAACGATGATCAGGGTGCAGCTGGAAGGAATGCTGCCTCGCCGGATGGTCTTACTTTGCAATTCCACTGATCCGCTTTTTTGCAACCCCGTTAACTTCGACTGGCTCACTGACATTTCCACCCTGCACGAAGTGCTGCTAGTGGTCGACGATTCGCACGGCATTGGGCTGACCGGGAAGGACGGAGAAGGGGTGGCGTCGCAGCTTCGGAAGTTACCGTCGCATGTGCAGTGGGTGGTGACTTCCTCGCTGGGCAAAGCACCCGGACTGGCGGCGGGTTTTATCGCAGGCTCTCATAACCTGATCAAGAAGATCCGCCAATCACCATGGTTTGTGGGAGCCGCTCCGTCGGCACCCGCATTTCTCCATGCGCTCCTGAAAGGAGGGAAGATAAGAGCTCGTCAGTTGCAAAAGCTCCGTAAGTTTCAGATGCCGTTTGGGAGCCATTCGCTGGTAAAGCAGCACTTTAATTTTCAACCTGTGTTGCCTGTTTTCTTTTCGAAAAGCCAGCCGCTTTACACTTACCTGCTGAGTAGGAACATCATCATTTCCCATTTTCCATATCCTAAGCCAACGTCAAGCCCGATCAGCAGAGTCATCCTGCATGCGGCCCTCGATCCGGCTGATATCGGAAATCTGTTGGAGGAGATCAAAACATTTTATGAGGACTTCCAATAG
- the lysA gene encoding diaminopimelate decarboxylase, translating into MADITSLLGSIQNIPTPFYFYDLELLGKSLDEVKKHGLTKGYKVHYAMKANANPRILEVIRQYHLGADAVSANEVKAALAAGFPKEEIVFAGVGKSDEEIIVGLSNDIFCFNCESAQEVEVINELAGKMGKKAKIALRINPNVDAKTHHYITTGMKENKFGLPPKEIDQVIDKLPQLANIQLTGIHFHIGSQVTSLESYTQLAQRANDFNVYFRSKGIELQHVNVGGGLGIDYVEPKTNPVPDFKSYFEVFEKQMKLAPGQELHFELGRAIVGQCGSLISKVLYNKEGETIKFLIIDAGMTELIRPALYQAEHFIENITSQSQAFETYDVVGPICESSDAFRRGIELKQSKRGDLLAIRSAGAYGEVMMSRYNLRDNAKTYFDVDLG; encoded by the coding sequence ATGGCCGATATCACTTCTTTGCTTGGCAGTATCCAAAATATACCCACCCCCTTCTATTTCTATGACCTGGAGCTACTCGGAAAGTCGTTGGATGAGGTAAAAAAACACGGATTGACCAAAGGCTATAAGGTGCACTATGCGATGAAGGCCAATGCGAATCCACGCATACTTGAGGTCATCAGGCAGTACCATTTGGGCGCCGATGCAGTAAGTGCCAATGAGGTAAAGGCAGCTTTGGCTGCTGGTTTTCCGAAGGAGGAAATTGTATTTGCAGGCGTAGGAAAATCGGACGAAGAGATAATCGTTGGACTGAGCAACGACATCTTTTGTTTCAACTGTGAGTCGGCTCAGGAGGTGGAAGTAATCAATGAGCTGGCAGGCAAAATGGGTAAGAAGGCGAAAATAGCTTTGCGGATCAATCCTAACGTAGATGCCAAAACGCACCACTACATCACCACCGGGATGAAGGAGAATAAGTTTGGGTTGCCTCCGAAGGAGATCGATCAGGTGATCGATAAATTGCCACAGCTGGCCAACATACAGTTAACCGGAATCCATTTTCATATTGGTTCTCAGGTGACGAGTTTGGAGAGCTACACACAACTTGCCCAGCGGGCCAACGACTTCAACGTTTACTTCCGCAGTAAGGGAATCGAGCTCCAGCATGTGAACGTTGGTGGTGGCTTAGGCATCGACTATGTGGAGCCCAAAACGAATCCCGTGCCTGACTTCAAGAGCTACTTCGAGGTATTTGAAAAACAAATGAAACTGGCGCCTGGCCAGGAGCTGCATTTCGAATTGGGCAGGGCCATTGTGGGGCAATGCGGCAGCCTCATCAGCAAAGTGCTTTACAACAAAGAGGGAGAGACCATCAAGTTCCTGATTATCGACGCAGGCATGACAGAACTCATCCGCCCGGCCCTGTATCAGGCGGAGCACTTTATTGAAAACATCACTTCGCAAAGCCAGGCATTCGAAACTTACGATGTGGTAGGTCCTATTTGCGAATCGTCAGATGCCTTCCGGAGAGGCATTGAGCTGAAGCAGAGCAAAAGGGGAGACCTGCTGGCCATCCGTTCTGCCGGTGCTTATGGCGAAGTGATGATGAGCCGCTACAATTTGCGGGACAATGCAAAGACGTATTTTGATGTGGATTTGGGGTAG
- a CDS encoding type II toxin-antitoxin system RelE family toxin: MQVTFLRKFSKDLDKIIQPKDRKAIAEVIGFTKQASKFEEIPGTKKLTGFDDAYRILCGHYRIGVFVKSDMVLFARVVHRKDIYKVFP; this comes from the coding sequence ATGCAAGTCACATTTCTCAGAAAGTTCAGCAAAGATCTGGACAAAATAATTCAACCAAAAGATCGGAAAGCCATCGCAGAGGTAATTGGGTTTACAAAGCAAGCTTCGAAATTTGAAGAAATACCGGGCACTAAGAAATTAACGGGATTTGATGATGCGTACAGAATCCTTTGCGGCCATTATCGAATTGGTGTATTCGTTAAAAGTGACATGGTGCTTTTCGCTAGGGTCGTTCACAGAAAAGACATTTACAAAGTCTTCCCTTAA
- a CDS encoding sulfatase family protein: MALKNTYLFAAGLLLLSACQTKPQTEEQETPTKPNIVIIYTDDQGYNDVGVFGAKGFNTPNLDQMAKEGAQLTNFYVAQAVCSASRAALLTGCYSNRVSIHNALGPESKIGLNPDETTLAEVLKAEGYATAIYGKWHLGDEPEFMPTRQGFDEYFGIPYSGDMWPNHPWQGTVFNFPPLPLYENETIIDTLEDQSQLTTQLTEHAVDFIKRNKDKPLFLYVPHPQPHVPLFVSDKFKGKSERGLYGDVIMEIDWSVGQILAALKDNGLDDNTLVIFTSDNGPWLSYGGHAGSAYPLREGKGTSWEGGIREPAIMRFPGKIPAGSVINTPMMTIDMLPTIAKLAGGKMPEKKIDGKDVWPILTGQTKESPHEAYFIYYRVNELQAVRSGKWKLYLPHTYRTLNGRTGTNDGLPIDYEQTEVTQPELYDLDADVEETTDVAAANPEVANRMLKLADGMRAKLGDSITGVEGTENREPGRVSSEDQK, encoded by the coding sequence GTGGCATTGAAAAACACCTACCTATTCGCAGCAGGCCTATTACTTCTCAGCGCCTGCCAAACCAAACCCCAGACTGAAGAACAAGAGACTCCTACCAAGCCCAATATCGTCATCATTTACACCGACGACCAGGGCTACAACGATGTGGGTGTTTTTGGCGCCAAAGGGTTTAACACGCCCAATCTGGATCAAATGGCGAAGGAAGGTGCCCAGCTGACCAACTTCTATGTCGCCCAGGCGGTGTGCTCAGCTTCCAGAGCTGCGTTGCTCACTGGTTGCTATTCCAACAGGGTCAGTATTCATAATGCCCTGGGGCCGGAATCGAAAATCGGTCTCAACCCCGACGAAACAACCCTTGCCGAAGTGCTAAAGGCAGAGGGATACGCAACGGCTATCTACGGCAAATGGCACCTAGGCGATGAGCCGGAGTTCATGCCGACACGCCAGGGCTTTGACGAGTACTTTGGCATTCCCTACTCCGGCGACATGTGGCCTAATCACCCCTGGCAAGGAACGGTATTCAATTTTCCGCCGCTTCCTTTGTATGAAAACGAAACAATAATCGATACGTTGGAAGATCAAAGCCAGCTGACCACCCAGCTAACGGAACATGCCGTCGATTTTATCAAACGCAATAAGGACAAGCCACTCTTTTTGTACGTGCCACATCCGCAACCACACGTGCCTTTGTTTGTATCTGACAAGTTCAAAGGCAAATCGGAACGTGGGCTCTATGGCGATGTGATCATGGAAATCGACTGGTCGGTCGGACAAATACTCGCTGCTTTGAAAGACAACGGACTCGACGACAATACATTAGTGATCTTCACATCCGATAATGGCCCCTGGCTGTCATACGGTGGACATGCAGGTTCGGCCTATCCGCTGAGAGAAGGCAAAGGCACCAGCTGGGAAGGCGGCATCCGTGAACCAGCCATCATGAGGTTCCCAGGTAAAATACCAGCCGGCAGCGTGATCAACACACCGATGATGACGATTGACATGCTACCTACCATCGCTAAGCTTGCAGGCGGAAAGATGCCAGAGAAAAAAATAGACGGGAAGGACGTTTGGCCCATCCTCACAGGTCAGACCAAGGAGTCGCCACACGAAGCGTACTTCATCTACTACCGGGTAAATGAACTACAGGCAGTAAGGAGTGGAAAATGGAAGCTATACCTGCCCCACACCTACCGAACGCTCAACGGACGGACAGGCACCAACGACGGTCTGCCTATCGACTACGAACAAACGGAGGTCACGCAACCTGAATTATATGACCTGGATGCCGATGTAGAAGAAACTACTGACGTGGCAGCGGCTAACCCTGAGGTAGCGAATCGTATGCTGAAACTGGCGGATGGCATGAGAGCGAAACTCGGCGACAGCATTACCGGTGTGGAAGGAACGGAGAACAGGGAGCCTGGACGGGTCAGTAGTGAAGATCAGAAGTAA